The following are encoded together in the Desulfovibrio sp. JC022 genome:
- a CDS encoding 4Fe-4S binding protein codes for MSRVEFLDERCKGCLLCTTVCPKEIIRQSDRFNQHGYKVAEVAAEDMEKCTGCTSCALICPDIAIRVYRTKKAKGE; via the coding sequence ATGTCACGAGTAGAATTTTTGGATGAACGGTGCAAGGGCTGTCTGCTCTGTACCACCGTCTGTCCAAAGGAAATCATAAGGCAATCCGACCGATTCAACCAACATGGCTACAAAGTTGCTGAAGTCGCGGCTGAGGATATGGAAAAGTGTACCGGATGTACTTCCTGTGCGCTGATCTGTCCGGATATCGCTATCCGGGTATACAGAACCAAAAAGGCCAAAGGAGAATAG
- a CDS encoding thiamine pyrophosphate-dependent enzyme — protein sequence MSEQEILAFDKADAIVDVPTHYCPGCQHGVAHRLAGELLSEMGLTEDTLLVTSIGCSVFLYNYLNVDSVEAPHGRAPAVATGVKRARKDKFVLSYQGDGDLASIGMAEIMHIANRGEKVSIIFVNNTVYGMTGGQMAPTTMEGQKTTTSPNGRDPMKEGQAIRMAEIIAQLGGTAYSARVALNNVKNIRKAKKAMKKAFEVQQKGLGFGFIELLATCPTNWRMTPIQANERVESEMIPYFPLGVYKDATAED from the coding sequence ATGAGCGAACAAGAAATTCTCGCCTTTGATAAGGCTGACGCTATTGTAGACGTTCCCACCCACTACTGTCCCGGCTGCCAGCATGGTGTAGCCCACAGGCTCGCGGGTGAACTGCTCAGCGAAATGGGTTTGACCGAAGACACTCTTCTGGTCACCTCCATCGGTTGTTCCGTATTCCTCTACAACTACCTGAACGTGGACAGTGTGGAAGCACCGCACGGCCGCGCACCGGCTGTTGCGACAGGCGTTAAACGCGCACGCAAAGACAAGTTTGTACTCTCCTATCAGGGTGACGGCGACCTCGCTTCCATCGGTATGGCTGAGATCATGCACATTGCAAACCGTGGTGAAAAAGTCTCCATCATCTTCGTGAACAACACTGTTTACGGTATGACCGGCGGACAGATGGCCCCCACAACTATGGAAGGCCAGAAAACCACCACTTCCCCAAATGGACGTGATCCCATGAAAGAAGGCCAGGCTATCCGCATGGCTGAGATCATTGCCCAGCTCGGCGGCACTGCCTATTCCGCACGTGTGGCCCTGAACAATGTGAAGAACATTCGCAAGGCCAAAAAAGCTATGAAAAAGGCTTTTGAAGTGCAGCAGAAAGGTCTCGGTTTCGGTTTTATCGAACTGCTGGCAACCTGCCCCACCAACTGGAGAATGACTCCCATTCAGGCGAACGAAAGGGTTGAATCTGAAATGATCCCCTACTTCCCGCTGGGTGTATATAAAGACGCAACCGCGGAGGACTAA
- the fliP gene encoding flagellar type III secretion system pore protein FliP (The bacterial flagellar biogenesis protein FliP forms a type III secretion system (T3SS)-type pore required for flagellar assembly.) gives MQRLIATLPGILKKKAPALLTLSAVFLLLIPAAAFAQDTVPTLSLNLAAGQEEPEQVAKLLEILFLLTVLGMAPSILLTMTSFTRIIIVFHFLRQAMGTQQMPPNQILASLAIFMTVVIMMPTGKAVNDAALQPYLNEEIGFKEAIDRAQVPIRTFLFKHTREKDLSIFYSITGEKRPETKEDVNTMLLVAAYTISELKTGFTIGFLIYVPFLILDMVIASILLAMGMMMLPPAMVSLPFKILLFIMVDGWSLLTGSIVNTFQ, from the coding sequence ATGCAAAGACTGATAGCGACTTTGCCGGGTATCTTGAAAAAGAAAGCTCCGGCTCTTCTGACTCTTAGCGCAGTTTTTCTGCTGCTCATTCCGGCAGCTGCTTTTGCGCAGGATACAGTACCTACCCTTTCGCTCAATCTTGCCGCCGGGCAGGAAGAACCGGAGCAGGTTGCCAAACTGTTGGAAATCCTGTTTCTGCTGACTGTTCTGGGTATGGCTCCGTCTATTCTGCTGACCATGACCTCATTTACCCGGATTATTATCGTCTTTCACTTTCTGCGTCAGGCCATGGGCACGCAGCAGATGCCGCCCAACCAGATTCTGGCTTCCCTCGCCATTTTCATGACCGTGGTCATTATGATGCCTACCGGGAAGGCTGTTAACGATGCAGCCTTGCAGCCTTATCTCAATGAGGAAATCGGTTTTAAAGAAGCCATAGACCGGGCGCAGGTTCCCATCAGGACTTTTTTATTCAAGCATACCCGAGAGAAAGACCTTTCCATTTTTTATTCCATCACCGGTGAAAAGCGGCCGGAAACCAAAGAGGATGTCAACACAATGCTCCTCGTTGCCGCCTATACCATCAGTGAGCTGAAGACCGGGTTTACCATCGGATTTCTGATCTATGTGCCTTTTTTGATTCTTGATATGGTTATCGCCAGTATTTTGCTGGCCATGGGTATGATGATGCTGCCCCCGGCAATGGTTTCATTGCCCTTTAAGATATTGCTGTTTATCATGGTTGACGGCTGGTCGCTTTTGACGGGCTCCATCGTCAACACTTTTCAGTGA
- a CDS encoding LysM peptidoglycan-binding domain-containing protein: MLNSFRLIALLALFAFFAGCSAKTAPVNEAELDAQTTAALKSEASVESEVTDSGVEPLDPELEAAPQEEEILTPEEEKVLQSSNGIYFNLNEHDTKEVQQYFGFFTHKARKTFTRWLKRSEPFLPYVRQVLKENGIPEDIAMLPFAESGYNAWAYSRVGAGGLWQFMPYTGRLYGLRVDWWIDERRDPYKSTVAAAKYLNVLHGMFGDWYLALAAYNAGEGKIGRALRKTGAQDFFDLTKKNYKLSYRYRLRKETKNYVPKFIAISKIFKNLEELGFENIDWNNGIQVETVKVPGGTDLLALAKACGMKWSEFHKLNPHFRRQVSPPNAVINAYLPERVMADAADYLESPNSRPFAGYKRYKIRKGDSWYRIARRYGTPVAVLKSVNNRRSNLIKPGQYIMIPGKGASKSLYTSKASKTRRTAQSRANYRVRKGDTLWDIASRYSVSVATLKRANGIYSSKLKIGQKLYIPDNNAKSSARSVAKAENVKQQMVKYRVRRGDNLWKIARRFGVKVSSLMKWNSLNSKSILRPGDRIKVYVQ; the protein is encoded by the coding sequence ATGCTGAATTCATTTCGGTTAATCGCGCTTCTGGCTTTATTTGCATTTTTTGCCGGATGTTCTGCCAAGACTGCTCCGGTTAATGAGGCTGAGCTTGATGCTCAGACTACAGCTGCTCTTAAAAGTGAAGCTTCAGTGGAATCTGAGGTTACCGATTCCGGTGTTGAGCCTCTCGACCCTGAGCTTGAAGCAGCACCGCAGGAAGAAGAGATACTTACCCCGGAGGAAGAAAAAGTCCTCCAGTCCAGCAACGGTATCTACTTCAACCTCAACGAACACGATACCAAGGAAGTTCAGCAATATTTTGGTTTTTTTACTCACAAAGCCCGTAAGACTTTTACCCGGTGGTTGAAACGTTCCGAGCCATTTCTTCCTTACGTACGTCAGGTACTGAAGGAGAATGGTATTCCCGAAGATATTGCAATGTTGCCGTTTGCCGAAAGTGGATACAATGCCTGGGCATATTCACGTGTCGGTGCCGGTGGCCTGTGGCAGTTTATGCCTTATACAGGCCGTCTTTACGGCCTTCGTGTCGATTGGTGGATTGATGAACGCAGAGATCCGTACAAGTCGACCGTTGCAGCTGCAAAGTATCTGAATGTTCTTCATGGCATGTTTGGAGACTGGTATCTTGCTCTGGCCGCTTATAATGCTGGTGAAGGAAAGATCGGGCGTGCACTCCGTAAGACCGGTGCACAGGATTTTTTTGATCTTACCAAAAAGAATTATAAGCTGAGCTATCGTTACAGATTACGCAAAGAAACAAAGAACTACGTTCCCAAGTTTATTGCTATTTCCAAGATTTTTAAAAACCTTGAAGAGCTTGGATTCGAGAATATCGATTGGAATAACGGTATTCAGGTTGAAACAGTAAAGGTTCCCGGCGGAACCGATCTGCTGGCCCTTGCCAAAGCCTGCGGCATGAAATGGAGTGAGTTTCATAAGCTCAACCCCCATTTCCGCAGACAGGTCAGCCCGCCCAACGCCGTTATCAATGCTTACCTGCCCGAAAGGGTTATGGCTGATGCTGCCGATTATCTTGAATCCCCCAACTCACGTCCTTTTGCGGGGTACAAGCGCTACAAAATCCGCAAGGGTGATTCCTGGTATCGCATTGCCCGCCGTTACGGTACTCCTGTGGCAGTGCTCAAGTCGGTCAACAACCGCAGATCCAACCTGATCAAGCCCGGCCAGTACATCATGATTCCGGGTAAAGGTGCTTCCAAGTCTCTCTATACATCCAAGGCCAGTAAAACCCGTCGTACCGCTCAGAGCAGGGCAAACTACCGGGTTCGCAAGGGTGACACCCTTTGGGATATTGCCAGCCGTTATAGTGTAAGTGTGGCTACGCTCAAGCGTGCCAACGGGATTTATTCTTCCAAGCTGAAGATCGGCCAGAAGCTCTACATTCCCGACAACAACGCCAAAAGTTCTGCCCGTTCCGTTGCCAAGGCTGAGAACGTAAAACAGCAAATGGTTAAATACCGCGTGCGTCGTGGCGACAATCTCTGGAAAATCGCCCGCCGTTTCGGAGTGAAAGTTTCTTCGCTCATGAAATGGAACAGCCTGAATTCAAAATCAATTCTTCGTCCCGGTGACAGAATCAAGGTTTACGTTCAGTAA
- the fliQ gene encoding flagellar biosynthesis protein FliQ: MTPEFVIGFAKQSIELALTLALPMLMVGLVVGIFVSVIQAATQIQEMTLTFVPKIVSMFIALLFAFPWIMDKMIDFTRNIFLNLPNYIK, translated from the coding sequence ATGACCCCAGAATTTGTTATCGGATTTGCGAAACAGTCAATTGAACTGGCCCTTACGCTGGCTCTGCCCATGCTCATGGTCGGGCTGGTGGTAGGTATTTTTGTGTCCGTTATTCAGGCTGCTACACAGATTCAGGAAATGACCCTGACCTTTGTGCCCAAAATTGTTTCCATGTTTATTGCATTGCTTTTTGCTTTTCCGTGGATCATGGATAAAATGATTGATTTTACACGCAATATTTTTCTTAATCTGCCCAACTATATTAAGTAG
- the aroE gene encoding shikimate dehydrogenase: MEVFKPEKLFGIIGHPLGHTMSPLLHNWGFSEHKIPAVYMAWPTEPEKVENFMQTFRNLPISGISVTIPHKLSVMNYIDQLTERAKSVGAVNTLYWKGDKIVGDNTDAAGVSEPLRPYSDQIKTALLIGAGGAARAAITGLQLLGINEIFITNRTKSKADDLAAEFKISVLDWDTRGDQHFDLIVNSTSLGMSGEFQEINPMIMDNQDANTIVFDLVYNPIETVFVKEAKAKGCTVIHGIEMFVHQGMEQFRLWTGKKLDEKKARKLLLDNL, translated from the coding sequence ATGGAAGTATTCAAGCCTGAAAAGCTTTTCGGAATTATCGGACACCCTCTCGGGCATACCATGAGTCCCCTTTTGCACAATTGGGGCTTTTCAGAACATAAAATCCCGGCAGTTTATATGGCATGGCCTACTGAACCGGAAAAAGTTGAAAATTTTATGCAGACTTTCAGAAATCTGCCCATTTCCGGCATCAGCGTGACTATTCCGCACAAACTTTCCGTAATGAACTACATTGATCAGCTAACAGAGCGCGCCAAGTCAGTTGGAGCGGTGAATACACTCTATTGGAAAGGTGATAAAATCGTGGGCGACAACACTGATGCCGCCGGAGTGTCCGAGCCGTTACGCCCCTATTCTGATCAGATAAAAACGGCCCTGTTGATCGGTGCAGGCGGCGCTGCTCGCGCTGCGATCACCGGACTTCAATTATTGGGCATCAATGAAATATTCATCACCAACCGTACCAAATCCAAAGCAGATGATCTCGCCGCTGAATTCAAAATATCAGTCCTTGATTGGGACACTCGCGGCGATCAACACTTCGATCTTATCGTGAATTCAACCTCGCTGGGCATGTCTGGAGAATTTCAAGAGATCAACCCCATGATCATGGACAATCAGGATGCGAACACCATCGTCTTCGATCTGGTCTACAATCCCATTGAGACTGTTTTCGTCAAGGAAGCCAAGGCCAAGGGATGCACCGTAATTCACGGAATAGAGATGTTTGTCCATCAAGGGATGGAGCAATTCCGGTTATGGACCGGAAAAAAATTGGATGAGAAGAAAGCGCGGAAATTATTGCTGGATAATTTGTAA
- a CDS encoding 3-methyl-2-oxobutanoate dehydrogenase subunit VorB: MAKNGEKLFIKGNEAISRGAIAAGLKCYFGYPITPQNDIPEYMSAELPKVGGEFVQAESEVAAANMLIGAAAAGSRCMTSSSSPGVSLKQEAISYLAGSQLPAVIVNMNRGGPGLGDIGPSQGDYFQATKGGGHGDYRTLVLAPGTCQECYDLVIEAFDLAFKYRNPVMILGDAIVGQMKEPVITREVKEHDAAEGTEWRIEGAKDRDHRIIKSLFLTEGSLAGHNQALQAKYDDMAKSTKQELFETEDAELIVVAYGSIGRIVKSTVRKLRAQGHKVGLFRPITLYPFPSEELNKLAKQGKKFLTIEHNLGQMVEDVRLSIRTITDSDFFGFMPGNLPTPDDFEEPILKSLGGK, encoded by the coding sequence ATGGCTAAGAATGGCGAAAAGCTTTTTATCAAAGGCAATGAGGCTATCTCCCGCGGCGCAATCGCAGCCGGGCTTAAGTGCTACTTCGGCTACCCCATCACCCCCCAGAACGATATCCCGGAATACATGTCCGCAGAACTGCCCAAAGTCGGCGGCGAATTCGTTCAGGCTGAAAGTGAAGTTGCCGCTGCAAACATGCTCATCGGCGCAGCAGCCGCAGGCTCACGTTGCATGACCTCTTCCTCCAGCCCCGGTGTATCCCTAAAACAGGAAGCCATCTCCTACCTCGCAGGTAGCCAGCTTCCCGCGGTTATCGTCAACATGAACCGCGGCGGACCGGGTCTCGGCGACATCGGTCCCAGTCAGGGTGACTATTTTCAGGCCACCAAAGGCGGCGGACACGGTGACTACCGTACCCTCGTACTTGCTCCCGGTACCTGTCAGGAATGCTACGACCTCGTCATCGAAGCTTTTGACCTTGCTTTCAAATACCGCAACCCGGTCATGATCCTCGGTGATGCCATCGTCGGTCAGATGAAAGAGCCCGTTATCACACGGGAAGTCAAAGAGCACGATGCAGCAGAAGGAACCGAGTGGCGCATCGAAGGTGCCAAGGACCGTGATCACCGCATCATCAAGTCCCTGTTCCTCACGGAAGGTTCTCTCGCAGGCCACAACCAGGCATTGCAGGCCAAATATGACGACATGGCCAAATCCACCAAGCAGGAACTTTTCGAAACCGAAGATGCCGAACTTATCGTGGTTGCCTACGGTTCCATCGGACGTATCGTAAAGAGCACAGTACGCAAACTGCGCGCACAGGGTCACAAGGTCGGCTTGTTCCGTCCTATCACCCTCTACCCCTTCCCCTCCGAAGAGCTGAACAAGCTCGCCAAGCAGGGTAAGAAGTTCCTGACTATTGAACATAACCTCGGTCAGATGGTTGAAGACGTACGTCTTTCCATCCGCACCATTACTGACAGTGATTTCTTCGGCTTCATGCCCGGAAACCTGCCCACCCCCGACGATTTCGAGGAGCCCATCCTCAAAAGCCTTGGAGGGAAATAG
- the queA gene encoding tRNA preQ1(34) S-adenosylmethionine ribosyltransferase-isomerase QueA — MNINTEDFFLKSYDFELPEDQIAQCPAVMRHGSKLMVLDQNSGETETRNFTDIVDLLPEGALLVANNSKVVPARIFGKKPTGGRVEFLLLTPLPLIEAEKVPGGFKAQARGLLRASKGPKPGNEIFFDGGLKLTVQGKGRFGLSEVELEWTGDLKKIFEECGKIPLPPYIRRAADETDNERYQTLYACDEKAGSVAAPTAGLHFSEEINEKLKAKNIERAEVTLYVGYGTFSPVRAEDIRDHEMHHEYIEIPEETAAAVIKAKQEGRPVIAVGTTSARTLEGAFQQTGEICEFKGETNIFIYPGFEFKVVDRMITNFHLPESSLVIMISALAGRKNVLKAYSKAVENQFRFFSYGDSMYIK; from the coding sequence ATGAACATAAACACAGAAGACTTTTTCCTTAAAAGCTACGACTTTGAATTACCGGAAGACCAGATAGCGCAGTGCCCCGCAGTTATGCGCCATGGTTCCAAGCTCATGGTCCTTGATCAGAATAGCGGTGAAACCGAAACAAGAAATTTTACTGACATTGTGGACCTGCTTCCTGAAGGTGCCCTGCTGGTGGCCAACAACTCAAAAGTTGTCCCGGCACGTATCTTCGGTAAAAAACCTACCGGAGGACGGGTGGAATTCCTGCTGCTGACCCCCCTCCCGCTAATTGAAGCCGAAAAAGTTCCCGGTGGTTTTAAAGCGCAGGCCCGTGGCTTGCTTCGTGCTTCCAAAGGCCCAAAACCTGGTAATGAAATATTTTTTGATGGCGGCCTGAAGCTGACAGTGCAGGGCAAAGGAAGATTCGGCCTTTCCGAGGTTGAATTAGAATGGACCGGGGATCTGAAAAAGATTTTCGAGGAATGTGGTAAAATTCCTTTGCCTCCCTACATTCGCCGTGCAGCTGATGAAACAGACAATGAACGCTACCAGACCCTCTACGCTTGCGATGAAAAAGCCGGATCTGTAGCCGCCCCCACAGCCGGGCTGCATTTTTCCGAAGAGATCAATGAAAAACTCAAAGCCAAAAACATCGAACGCGCAGAAGTTACATTATATGTAGGTTACGGAACCTTCAGCCCGGTTCGCGCCGAAGATATCCGTGATCATGAGATGCATCATGAATACATCGAAATACCAGAAGAAACAGCCGCCGCTGTGATCAAAGCCAAGCAGGAAGGACGTCCGGTAATCGCAGTGGGCACCACCTCAGCCCGCACTCTGGAAGGAGCTTTCCAACAGACCGGCGAAATTTGTGAATTTAAGGGTGAAACCAACATTTTCATATACCCCGGCTTTGAATTCAAGGTGGTCGACCGTATGATTACCAATTTCCATTTGCCAGAATCATCCCTTGTCATTATGATTTCCGCTCTTGCAGGTAGGAAAAACGTTTTGAAAGCTTATTCCAAAGCAGTGGAGAACCAATTCAGATTCTTCTCCTACGGCGATTCAATGTATATAAAATAA
- the fliO gene encoding flagellar biosynthetic protein FliO yields the protein MPNATAAVLMAPDSGITSVLKMSAALFFILAMLFLAYYFLRRLNIGGAFPGTRRGALEIVDRLALGPRQNITVVRYRDREMVVGVTHDKITLLHARDEGHAKTDSDFAGYLEKESSGSSDS from the coding sequence TTGCCTAATGCCACTGCTGCTGTTCTTATGGCTCCGGATTCCGGGATTACCTCTGTGCTTAAGATGTCGGCAGCACTTTTTTTCATTTTGGCAATGCTGTTTCTGGCTTATTATTTTTTGCGCCGTTTGAATATCGGCGGTGCTTTTCCGGGCACCAGAAGGGGCGCGCTTGAAATTGTGGATCGACTTGCGCTTGGTCCGCGCCAGAATATTACAGTGGTCAGGTATCGCGATCGCGAAATGGTGGTCGGTGTTACTCATGATAAAATTACTCTGCTCCATGCAAGGGATGAAGGGCATGCAAAGACTGATAGCGACTTTGCCGGGTATCTTGAAAAAGAAAGCTCCGGCTCTTCTGACTCTTAG
- a CDS encoding NAD-dependent succinate-semialdehyde dehydrogenase, with protein sequence MAIQSTNPMTGKVEKKFTELSSAETSSILSSVADAFSTWKLSSFEQRADCLRNLAGLLRERADSFAELMAAEMGKPLKSGRAEVLKSATVCDFYADNGADMLASEPKTVDGMQCYVDYAPMGTVLAVMPWNYPVWQVLRIAVPSLMAGNTMVLKHASNVPQCALALEDIFRDSIFPENVFRSLLIGAGQVEQVLDHDSVIGVCLTGSEGAGRKVAAAAGAKLKKSVMELGGSDAFVVLADADLDKASVIGAESRCSNAGQACIAAKRFIVHSDIYDSFVQKLKGCMESVVMGSPLDEDTVMGPMASHQFRNDLQIQVDACLKVGGELVIGGSIPEGEGAFYPQTIITDVPFDSKAGRDEFFGPVALVFRADSEEQAMEMANDSSFGLGGSVWTRDEEKGLRLARQIEAGLVYLNGRVSSRPPLPFGGVKNSGYGRELSTYGIREFTNVKSVCIG encoded by the coding sequence ATGGCTATTCAGAGTACCAATCCTATGACCGGAAAGGTCGAAAAAAAATTTACCGAATTAAGCTCCGCAGAAACTTCTTCAATTTTATCTTCAGTTGCGGATGCATTCTCCACATGGAAATTAAGCTCTTTTGAGCAGCGTGCAGACTGTCTGCGCAATCTGGCAGGGCTGCTTCGCGAACGCGCGGACAGCTTTGCAGAGCTTATGGCAGCTGAAATGGGCAAGCCGCTCAAGTCCGGCAGGGCAGAAGTTCTAAAGTCTGCAACGGTCTGTGATTTTTATGCTGACAATGGCGCGGACATGCTGGCCAGTGAGCCGAAAACTGTGGACGGCATGCAGTGTTACGTTGACTATGCGCCTATGGGAACGGTCTTGGCTGTTATGCCTTGGAATTACCCCGTATGGCAGGTTTTGCGCATTGCCGTGCCCTCACTTATGGCCGGGAATACAATGGTCTTAAAACACGCTTCAAACGTTCCTCAGTGTGCATTGGCTCTTGAGGATATTTTCCGTGATTCCATATTTCCTGAAAACGTATTCCGTTCCCTGCTCATAGGGGCCGGGCAGGTTGAACAGGTTCTTGATCATGATTCCGTAATTGGAGTTTGCCTCACAGGGAGTGAAGGTGCAGGGCGCAAAGTTGCCGCAGCAGCCGGGGCAAAGCTCAAGAAATCAGTTATGGAGTTGGGCGGAAGTGATGCTTTCGTGGTCCTTGCTGATGCAGATCTGGATAAAGCCTCAGTTATCGGGGCTGAATCCCGTTGTTCCAATGCCGGACAGGCCTGTATTGCTGCCAAGCGGTTCATTGTTCACAGTGATATTTACGATTCTTTTGTGCAGAAGCTGAAGGGATGTATGGAATCAGTAGTTATGGGCAGTCCTCTGGATGAAGACACTGTAATGGGGCCCATGGCTTCACATCAGTTCCGCAATGATCTGCAAATACAGGTAGATGCTTGCCTTAAAGTCGGTGGAGAATTGGTAATTGGCGGCTCGATCCCTGAAGGCGAGGGTGCTTTTTATCCCCAGACAATTATTACTGATGTTCCTTTTGACAGCAAAGCAGGGCGTGATGAATTTTTCGGACCCGTAGCCCTTGTTTTTCGTGCAGACAGCGAAGAGCAGGCTATGGAAATGGCTAATGACAGTTCTTTCGGCCTTGGCGGTTCTGTCTGGACCCGCGATGAAGAAAAAGGGTTACGCCTTGCCCGTCAGATCGAGGCCGGTTTGGTTTACCTGAACGGACGGGTCAGCAGCCGTCCGCCGTTGCCATTCGGTGGTGTTAAGAACTCCGGTTACGGGCGTGAGCTTTCAACTTATGGAATACGCGAATTTACCAACGTGAAATCTGTTTGTATTGGGTAG
- a CDS encoding 2-oxoacid:acceptor oxidoreductase family protein, with protein MSKYLDSIIAGFGGQGVMLIGNLLAYSGMNAGLNVTYIPVYGPEMRGGTANCTVVLSDDEIGSPIIRSPHSLIIMNRPSLDKFQPMLMDNGIQIVNSSLIDEELVETDRIKSYLVPCNDIADKLGNARLANMVALGAFIKATGIMEMQAVIDSLENVISAHYHHLIPKNAEALQAGADAI; from the coding sequence ATGAGCAAATACCTCGACAGCATCATTGCCGGATTCGGCGGACAGGGCGTTATGCTCATCGGTAACCTGCTGGCCTATTCAGGCATGAATGCCGGACTCAATGTAACCTACATTCCGGTATACGGCCCAGAAATGCGCGGCGGAACCGCAAACTGCACAGTCGTACTTTCCGACGATGAGATCGGTTCCCCGATCATCCGCAGCCCGCACAGCCTGATCATCATGAACCGTCCTTCGCTGGATAAATTCCAGCCCATGCTCATGGATAACGGTATCCAGATCGTCAACTCCTCACTCATTGATGAAGAGTTGGTTGAGACTGATCGCATCAAATCCTACCTCGTGCCCTGCAACGATATCGCCGACAAACTCGGCAATGCCCGCTTGGCAAACATGGTAGCACTCGGTGCATTCATCAAGGCAACCGGAATCATGGAAATGCAGGCAGTCATCGACTCCCTCGAAAACGTGATCTCCGCACACTACCATCATCTCATTCCCAAAAACGCAGAAGCCCTCCAAGCAGGTGCTGACGCTATTTAA
- the rlmB gene encoding 23S rRNA (guanosine(2251)-2'-O)-methyltransferase RlmB yields the protein MKKRTREDDNTIIAGRKPVQEMLLDAPERIDLLYLQKGRQDKNFERTIQRCKKHGIKYKIADKTELGRIYSGNHQGIIARVAAMSYADFDDMLENLSDSPLPLLIVLDQVQDPGNIGVLARSLYALGGAGIVTAKHGGAFLGPAAVKASAGALTKLPVARVNNISQALDKAIDMGINIYGAGLDVDSSSAYTAEINTPAILVLGNEEKGIRFNVEKRCQKLIHIPFRREFDSLNVAQAGAMLISEFARRLG from the coding sequence ATGAAAAAAAGAACCAGAGAAGATGACAACACCATCATAGCAGGCCGTAAACCGGTTCAAGAGATGCTTTTAGATGCTCCGGAAAGGATTGACCTGCTTTATCTGCAAAAAGGGCGTCAGGACAAGAATTTCGAGCGCACAATCCAACGCTGCAAAAAGCACGGCATCAAATATAAAATTGCAGACAAAACTGAACTGGGTCGGATTTATTCCGGAAACCATCAGGGAATCATCGCAAGAGTTGCCGCCATGTCCTACGCTGACTTCGATGATATGCTGGAAAATCTTTCAGATTCTCCCCTGCCTTTGCTCATCGTTCTCGATCAGGTGCAGGACCCCGGCAATATCGGTGTGCTGGCCCGCTCCCTGTACGCACTGGGCGGAGCCGGAATTGTAACCGCCAAGCACGGCGGGGCATTTCTGGGACCTGCGGCAGTTAAAGCTAGTGCCGGAGCACTGACCAAGCTTCCCGTAGCGAGGGTTAACAACATTTCGCAGGCTCTGGACAAAGCCATAGATATGGGCATCAACATTTACGGAGCCGGACTTGATGTTGATTCCTCCTCCGCTTACACAGCTGAAATCAATACCCCGGCCATTCTCGTGCTGGGCAACGAGGAAAAAGGTATCCGCTTCAACGTTGAAAAACGTTGCCAGAAACTGATCCACATTCCCTTCCGCCGCGAATTCGATTCCCTGAATGTTGCACAGGCCGGAGCCATGCTGATAAGTGAATTTGCAAGACGTCTGGGTTAA